The sequence below is a genomic window from Streptomyces sp. V1I1.
GCCTGCCCACCTCCACATTGCCGATGAAGTCGATCCGCTCGTGCTCCAGCACCGTGCGCAGATTGTTCTGCAGGGACTTGATCTTCTCGTGGTCGGGCGCGACTCCGTAGCGCACGAGTCCGTAGGGGCAGGGGAGCCGGTCCAGTACGTGCACACGCACATCCGGCACCCGGCTCTGCTGGACGAGGTCCTGCGCGGCGTAGACCCCGCTGGGTCCCGATCCGACGACAGCGACGCGAAGCACAGCTGCGCTCCTTCCCGCAGGGGATTCCAGCATCGCACCGGTATGCGCAGATCGGGGAGATGCTCTAACGGGGTGTCTTGTGTCGCCGCGATGTGCGTGCCGCCGCGGAAGGTCCGGATTTGGCTGGTTACGTGCTAATTGTGCAAGAAACTACGTTTCTTAACGCTAATGATCAGTATGACCTGGGTGGGGCGCTGCCCTACCCGCCCGTCTGGGAGCTACAAGGTGCGGGCACGGTCACCTCGGAGCCCGGCGGACCTGAGATCCCCGGAACCGAGATCCCCGGACCTGGGATTCCACGACCCGAGATCCCCCCGCCCTGGTTCAACGTCCGGCTGACCTTCGCCGACGGTGCCCGCATCGACGTCCTCGCCGTCGTCGACGACGGGCAGATCGCCATTGAGGATCTGCACGCCGACCCGCCGCTGCCCCTCGGGGGCTTCGCGGTGCTCGCCGAGCGGATCGGGGACCCGCTCGAGGACGCCTGCCGGGTGGCCACGCCGCCGCCTGTCCCCGATGAACCGGAGCCCGCCCCACCCTGCGTCGGCGGGCACGCGGACGCGCCGGGTCCCGACCGCCGCCGGGCCCGCCCCGCGGTGCCGCGCGGCAGCGCCGGGCGGCAGATGGCGGCCGACGCCTACCGGGCCGCGCAGCGGGACGGGCTCGACCCGGTGCTAGCCGTGATGGCCGCGACCGGGCGGAGTCGCCGCAAGTCGCTCCGGCTCATTGCGGGCGCCCGCGACGAGGGCTATCTCGCGCCACGCCACAACCGCCGCCGGCCCGAGCCCGGCGCCGTCCAGCGGAAGGTCACAACGCGCGCATCCGGTTGATCTCACT
It includes:
- a CDS encoding DUF6214 family protein produces the protein MQETTFLNANDQYDLGGALPYPPVWELQGAGTVTSEPGGPEIPGTEIPGPGIPRPEIPPPWFNVRLTFADGARIDVLAVVDDGQIAIEDLHADPPLPLGGFAVLAERIGDPLEDACRVATPPPVPDEPEPAPPCVGGHADAPGPDRRRARPAVPRGSAGRQMAADAYRAAQRDGLDPVLAVMAATGRSRRKSLRLIAGARDEGYLAPRHNRRRPEPGAVQRKVTTRASG